A genomic region of Pongo pygmaeus isolate AG05252 chromosome 7, NHGRI_mPonPyg2-v2.0_pri, whole genome shotgun sequence contains the following coding sequences:
- the LOC129042353 gene encoding cytochrome b-c1 complex subunit 7 isoform X1 produces the protein MAGKQAVSASGKWLDGIRKWYYNAAGFNKLGLMRDDTIYEDEDVKEAIRRLPENLYNDRMFRIKRALDLSLKHQILPKEQWTKYEEENFYLEPYLKEVIRERKEREEWAKK, from the exons ATGGCTGGCAAGCAGGCTG TTTCAGCATCAGGCAAGTGGCTGGATGGTATTCGAAAATGGTATTACAATGCTGCAGGATTCAATAAACTGG GGTTAATGCGAGATGATACAATATACGAGGATGAAGATGTAAAAGAAGCCATAAGAAGGCTTCCTGAGAACCTTTATAATGACAGGATGTTTCGCATTAAGAGGGCACTGGACCTGTCCTTGAAGCATCAGATCTTGCCTAAAGAGCAGTGGACCAAATATGAAGAG gAAAATTTCTATCTTGAACCGTATCTGAAAGAGGTTATtcgggaaagaaaagaaagagaagaatgggCAAAGAAGTAA
- the LOC129042353 gene encoding cytochrome b-c1 complex subunit 7 isoform X2, with amino-acid sequence MRDDTIYEDEDVKEAIRRLPENLYNDRMFRIKRALDLSLKHQILPKEQWTKYEEENFYLEPYLKEVIRERKEREEWAKK; translated from the exons ATGCGAGATGATACAATATACGAGGATGAAGATGTAAAAGAAGCCATAAGAAGGCTTCCTGAGAACCTTTATAATGACAGGATGTTTCGCATTAAGAGGGCACTGGACCTGTCCTTGAAGCATCAGATCTTGCCTAAAGAGCAGTGGACCAAATATGAAGAG gAAAATTTCTATCTTGAACCGTATCTGAAAGAGGTTATtcgggaaagaaaagaaagagaagaatgggCAAAGAAGTAA